The DNA window CAGGCCCGGGGTTGCCCGGCCGGTCCGGATCGAGGCGAAGTCTTCCTTGGCTACCTCAACCGCCTTGTCCATCTTGTCCCCGGCTTCGAGCAAGGTTTCTTCGATCACGATCTCTCCTCAGAAATTGGTTCCCGGCGGACCGGGGCATTTCACAATCCGGGTTCCGCCCGATGGGCGGAACCTTCCTAAAAATATCCTAGCTGTAACTAGGGGGTGACCAGCGTTCCCAGCTGTTCGCCGCGGATGGCGCGCGTGACGTTGCCTTCGCCTTCCATGCCGAAGACCACCATGGACAGGTTGTTGTCCTTGCACATGGTCATCGCGGTCTGGTCCATGACCCGGATGTCGCGGCGGAGGGCGTCGTCGTAGCTGAGCTTTTCCAGCTTCTCCGCGCTCGGGTCCTTCTTCGGATCGGCCGTGTACACGCCGTCCACGCCGCTCTTGGCCATCAGCACCACGTCCGCGTGGACCTCGAGGGCGCGCTGGGCGGCCACGGTGTCGGTCGAGAAGTAGGGCAGCCCGGCCCCGGCGCCGAAGATCACGACGCGGTTCTTCTCCATGTGGCGGATGGCACGGCGGGGAATGTAGGCCTCGGCGACCTGGCCCATGGTGATGGCGCTCTGGACCCGGGTCTCGACGCCGGCCTGCTCCAGGAAGTCCTGCAGGGCGAGGCAGTTCATGACGGTTCCCAGCATGCCCATGTAGTCGGC is part of the Arthrobacter sp. KBS0703 genome and encodes:
- the pyrH gene encoding UMP kinase, whose product is MEAVKTSVQSEKNRRRVLLKLSGEVFGGGKLGVDPDTVRGVAKQIAAAVPDVEVAIVVGGGNFFRGAELSQSGMDRSRADYMGMLGTVMNCLALQDFLEQAGVETRVQSAITMGQVAEAYIPRRAIRHMEKNRVVIFGAGAGLPYFSTDTVAAQRALEVHADVVLMAKSGVDGVYTADPKKDPSAEKLEKLSYDDALRRDIRVMDQTAMTMCKDNNLSMVVFGMEGEGNVTRAIRGEQLGTLVTP